From Coccinella septempunctata chromosome 4, icCocSept1.1, whole genome shotgun sequence, a single genomic window includes:
- the LOC123311694 gene encoding uncharacterized protein LOC123311694: MERIEISECAFADDVVLMSGSKRGIQKNVDIWYETLKNYGMEINRKKTKILRVSEEEDEVRVEIEGEVIQQVEQFIYLGVSIDRRGNQEGELNDRIEKTSKLYHAMNKNFIRKREIAEKTR, encoded by the coding sequence ATGGAGAGGATAGAGATATCAGAATGTGCGTTTGCAGATGATGTGGTGCTGATGTCGGGAAGTAAGAGGGGAATACAGAAAAATGTGGATATCTGGTATGAAACATTGAAGAATTATGGTATGGAAATCAATAGAAAGAAGACAAAAATACTAAGAGTTTCAGAGGAGGAGGATGAAGTGAGGGTGGAAATAGAGGGAGAGGTGATACAGCAGGTAGAACAGTTCATCTACTTGGGGGTCAGTATTGATAGGAGGGGAAATCAGGAAGGAGAGTTGAATGATAGAATAGAAAAGACCAGCAAACTTTACCACGCCATGAATAAGAACTTCATCAGGAAGAGAGAAATAGCCGAGAAAACTAGATGA
- the LOC123311695 gene encoding uncharacterized protein LOC123311695 has product MTRGKKVGNMEDNILVGTKIKWREWKLAAWNVRGIRGKELDLIGEFERYNIDVLSITETKKKGKGEQLMENGHIMVYGGVEYEKHGAAGVGCLINKRWSQFVDHWEVYSERILLLRLKKSTNRIISILVVYGPNEDARAEEKDKFWEELNMAKENCKGKIIICGDINGRVGISQDNNGVVGKYGEDKKTNNGNRFIEYCRMNDLIVTNTFYEHKDIHKYTRQGPKTEDRSIIDYIVVERDSRREVNDVRVYRGAELGTDHYMLVARMVEEDEGGKVEKQNERCYERIKYYKLRERVSAEKYRTKLEEELSRVDVVNCNWRLEDLWVDFKTKVLATAKEVCGSVRVKGKRKYTSWWSEDIKKEIKCKKNRWKEYLRERTEESYMRYKEKRKIVKEMIKSNKEKNWTEFGDKMEKYANENKKLFYRMLKNTRKKKGLEQITIRSKQKELLTSEKEIMGRWREYFIELLEGNDGYVMPEEAVGKDARTNTDEDHISIEEINEALNKLKSGKSAGYDLIAPEMMKNMGNIGREILRVICQKAWNEKEIPEDWRRTLIVPIYKSGDKKECSNYRGITLMNTALKVYESILEQRLRAHEEKSLDEAQSGFIKGRSTQDHIFTIKQIIEKIRKNKRTAYFVFIDLVKAFDKVRRKKLWEILKKRGVDSGMFRVFTREMLTLS; this is encoded by the coding sequence ATGACTAGGGGAAAGAAAGTGGGAAATATGGAGGATAATATTCTGGTTGGAACGAAGATTAAATGGAGAGAGTGGAAATTGGCCGCATGGAATGTTAGAGGAATAAGGGGAAAAGAATTGGATTTAATAGGGGAGTTTGAGAGGTATAACATTGACGTTCTAAGTATAACAGAGACAAAAAAGAAGGGGAAAGGAGAACAATTGATGGAAAATGGGCACATTATGGTATACGGTGGAGTGGAATATGAAAAACACGGTGCAGCGGGAGTGGGATGTCTGATAAATAAGAGATGGAGTCAATTTGTGGACCACTGGGAGGTGTACTCTGAAAGGATTCTCTTACTGCGTCTAAAAAAGAGTACGAACCGAATTATATCTATATTGGTAGTATATGGGCCGAACGAGGATGCAAGAGCGGAAGAAAAAGATAAATTCTGGGAAGAATTGAATATGGCAAAGGAGAACTGTAAGGGAAAAATTATAATATGCGGAGATATCAACGGTAGAGTTGGTATTTCACAGGATAATAATGGAGTTGTGGGCAAATATGGTGAAGATAAGAAGACAAATAATGGAAATAGATTTATTGAATACTGCAGAATGAACGATTTAATAGTGACAAATACTTTCTATGAACATAAGGATATTCATAAGTACACAAGACAGGGACCAAAAACAGAAGATAGATCAATTATAGATTACATAGTCGTGGAGAGGGATAGTAGGAGAGAGGTGAATGATGTGAGAGTATACAGGGGAGCTGAATTAGGAACCGATCACTACATGTTGGTTGCGAGAATGGTAGAAGAGGATGAGGGTGGGAaggtcgaaaaacaaaatgaaagatGTTATGAACGGATTAAATATTATAAGCTAAGAGAACGTGTGAGTGCAGAGAAGTACAGAACAAAATTAGAAGAAGAACTTTCAAGGGTAGATGTAGTCAACTGTAACTGGAGGCTGGAAGATTTGTGGGTCGACTTCAAGACAAAAGTATTGGCAACAGCTAAGGAGGTTTGTGGAAGTGTAAGAGTGAAAGGAAAAAGGAAATATACTTCTTGGTGGAGTGAGGACATTAAAAAAGAGATAAAATGCAAGAAGAACAGATGGAAAGAATACTTAAGAGAACGAACTGAGGAAAGTTATATGAGGTacaaggaaaaaagaaaaatagttAAAGAAATGATCAAGAGCAACAAGGAAAAGAACTGGACTGAGTTTGGggataaaatggaaaaatatgctAATGAGAACAAAAAATTGTTCTATAGAATGTTAAAAAATACGAGAAAGAAAAAGGGATTAGAACAAATAACCATAAGAAGCAAACAAAAGGAATTACTGACAAGTGAGAAGGAAATCATGGGAAGATGGAGAGAGTATTTTATAGAACTCTTGGAGGGAAACGATGGATATGTCATGCCTGAGGAAGCTGTCGGAAAGGATGCTCGAACAAACACCGATGAAGACCATATAAGTATAGAGGAAATTAACGAAGCGCTAAATAagttgaaaagtggaaaatcagcTGGATATGATCTAATAGCACcagagatgatgaaaaatatgggGAATATCGGTAGAGAAATTCTCAGAGTGATCTGTCAGAAAGCGTGGAACGAGAAAGAAATACCGGAGGACTGGAGGAGGACTTTGATTGTTCCTATCTATAAGAGCGGAGATAAAAAAGAATGTAGTAATTACAGAGGAATAACATTAATGAATACTGCGTTGAAGGTGTATGAATCGATACTCGAACAGCGACTGAGAGCACATGAAGAGAAATCCCTAGACGAGGCACAAAGCGGGTTCATTAAAGGAAGAAGTACTCAAGATCATATATTCACAATTAAGCAGATAATTGagaaaataaggaaaaacaAAAGGACTGCCTATTTTGTGTTTATAGATTTGGTCAAGGCTTTCGATAAGGTCAGAAGAAAGAAGCTGTGGGAAATACTAAAGAAGCGTGGTGTTGACTCGGGAATGTTCAGAGTATTTACAAGAGAAATGTTAACTTTGTCATAA
- the LOC123311696 gene encoding uncharacterized protein LOC123311696 — MLEKRIEVLEDKAEREEKRRRRNNIVVKNVAIEVGKEKEEIQTYIENELKTKVEIKRAYRINQGTNIEMFVAEVGSWEQKQQVMKKKHNLKGKKTIIENDLTPKERQIQKQILEIGKVERDKERNVKIGYQKITIDGILYVWDEKEQGVKEQNVTRKRGNLAKN, encoded by the coding sequence ATGTTAGAGAAAAGAATTGAAGTTCTGGAAGATAAGGCCGAAAGAGAGGAAAAAAGAAGGAGGAGAAACAATATTGTAGTCAAGAATGTTGCAATTGAGGTTGGAAAAGAGAAGGAGGAAATTCAAACGTACATAGAAAATGAACTGAAGacaaaagttgaaattaaaagAGCATACAGAATAAATCAAGGTACAAATATTGAAATGTTTGTCGCTGAAGTAGGTAGTTGGGAGCAAAAACAACAGGTTATGAAGAAGAAACATAATTTGAAAGGAAAGAAAACAATTATAGAAAACGACCTTACCCCAAAGGAGAGACAAATCCAGAAGCAGATTCTAGAAATAGGAAAAGTGGAGAGAGACAAAGAAAGAAATGTGAAAATAGGATATCAGAAAATAACGATAGATGGAATACTATATGTCTGGGATGAGAAGGAACAAGGAGTAAAGGAACAAAATGTAACTCGGAAGAGAGGAAATTTAGCAAAAAACTAA